In Niallia sp. FSL W8-0635, one genomic interval encodes:
- the comGC gene encoding competence type IV pilus major pilin ComGC — protein MKNEKGFTLIEMMIVLVVISILLIVTIPNITKHNSKINDTGCEALTKMVQAEVQSYYMEHKAYPESMAILKEENYITEEQKKCTNGKELIITNGVVSTSGTENP, from the coding sequence ATGAAGAATGAAAAAGGATTCACCCTAATTGAAATGATGATTGTATTGGTGGTTATTTCTATATTATTAATTGTAACTATTCCAAATATAACGAAGCACAATTCGAAAATTAATGATACAGGTTGTGAAGCGCTAACAAAGATGGTGCAAGCAGAGGTTCAATCCTATTATATGGAGCATAAGGCATACCCTGAGAGTATGGCTATACTAAAAGAAGAAAATTATATTACGGAAGAACAAAAGAAATGTACAAATGGCAAGGAATTAATTATTACAAATGGTGTAGTTTCTACTTCTGGTACGGAAAATCCATAA
- the comGG gene encoding competence type IV pilus minor pilin ComGG, which translates to MNNKGFIYPLSLCVFLLFIHFLFSLYGIYETKKGIEISVKSSNMQEYYFLSSLKEIELDLSTKENPDLSGTKTFLHGDVFYTIEKNSRTTFKIDYQLNMKAGIKPIYAISYFDMEQNKMTKWIE; encoded by the coding sequence ATGAATAATAAAGGCTTTATTTATCCATTATCTTTATGTGTATTTCTTCTTTTTATCCACTTCCTATTTTCCTTATATGGAATTTATGAAACGAAGAAAGGGATTGAAATTAGTGTGAAAAGTAGCAATATGCAAGAATACTATTTTTTGTCTTCCTTAAAAGAAATTGAGCTAGACCTTTCTACAAAAGAGAATCCTGACCTTTCAGGTACAAAGACTTTTTTACATGGTGATGTTTTTTATACAATTGAAAAAAATTCTCGTACTACTTTTAAAATCGATTATCAATTAAATATGAAAGCTGGGATAAAGCCGATCTATGCGATAAGCTACTTTGATATGGAGCAGAATAAAATGACGAAATGGATAGAATGA
- a CDS encoding YqzE family protein has translation MNTNDYVKYLTQTFVQYMDQPKEERQKLRAERKGLKEPFMLRWFGVLPYLIIFSFKRRNVRR, from the coding sequence ATGAATACCAATGATTATGTGAAGTATTTAACCCAAACATTTGTCCAGTATATGGATCAGCCTAAAGAAGAAAGACAAAAGTTAAGAGCGGAAAGAAAAGGGCTGAAAGAGCCATTTATGCTGAGGTGGTTTGGGGTTTTACCTTATTTAATTATATTTAGCTTTAAGCGTAGAAATGTAAGAAGATAG
- a CDS encoding YqhG family protein — MKQQEIHQFLERFFIANDCEIVENKPGYLTVQLTIEMDKELMNRPFYWHYLEKTGGVPNPASLTLITNPKLAPEDLKGELIHFGSPRLHQLFASAKNLSKYIRLYEKKINQGQQQTALKPWLALNVKISYQCDRKRDVFQSIGLQLINGQIATDFQAKVEKMNLSAKIPDYAFTLSPLIMPKSGITRIENMIKQSLLAEDHTWAKEAQERWKKDLKLLEHFYEDMEDMEEEQETLETERLALQEQYEPKINISIINGGLFYLASEAVS; from the coding sequence ATGAAGCAACAGGAAATTCATCAATTTCTTGAACGATTTTTCATTGCAAATGATTGTGAGATAGTCGAGAATAAACCTGGTTACTTAACAGTACAACTTACCATTGAAATGGACAAAGAGTTAATGAATCGACCTTTTTATTGGCATTATCTAGAAAAGACTGGTGGTGTCCCAAACCCTGCCAGTCTAACTCTTATCACTAATCCAAAACTAGCACCAGAGGATTTAAAGGGCGAACTGATACACTTTGGGTCTCCCAGACTTCATCAGCTTTTTGCTTCTGCTAAAAATTTATCAAAGTATATACGTTTATATGAAAAAAAGATTAATCAAGGGCAGCAGCAAACTGCTTTAAAACCATGGCTTGCTCTTAATGTGAAAATTTCGTATCAATGTGACAGAAAACGAGATGTGTTTCAATCGATTGGCCTGCAGCTCATCAATGGCCAAATAGCAACAGACTTCCAGGCAAAAGTGGAGAAAATGAACCTTTCTGCCAAAATTCCTGATTATGCATTTACTCTTTCTCCCTTAATCATGCCGAAAAGCGGGATAACAAGAATTGAGAATATGATAAAACAATCTTTATTAGCAGAAGATCATACCTGGGCAAAAGAAGCGCAAGAAAGATGGAAAAAGGATTTAAAATTGCTAGAGCATTTTTATGAAGATATGGAAGACATGGAGGAAGAACAGGAAACATTGGAGACAGAAAGATTAGCTCTACAGGAACAGTACGAACCAAAGATTAATATTTCGATTATTAATGGCGGGCTATTCTATTTAGCATCAGAAGCTGTTTCGTAA
- the comGD gene encoding competence type IV pilus minor pilin ComGD codes for MASQRGFTLVEMLVAMSLLVILSSLSVFLVTSQQTTLNEHRFITQLEADLYYAQALAIANQLPIQVRIYPNMNRYNIRGDINTGNIVDRYYDENIVFLNESTLSFSINANGNFSKFGTYEFRIGKQAYKLTIQIGKGRFYATKL; via the coding sequence ATGGCTAGTCAAAGAGGTTTTACATTAGTTGAAATGCTTGTTGCAATGTCGTTATTGGTGATTCTTTCCTCCTTATCTGTATTCTTAGTAACCTCCCAGCAAACCACTCTCAATGAGCATCGTTTTATTACCCAACTGGAAGCAGATCTCTATTATGCACAAGCTTTGGCTATTGCCAATCAGCTACCAATACAAGTAAGAATATATCCTAATATGAATCGCTACAACATTCGTGGTGATATCAATACGGGTAATATTGTGGATCGCTATTATGATGAAAATATTGTCTTTTTAAATGAATCTACGCTTTCATTTTCTATCAATGCGAATGGGAATTTTTCTAAATTCGGCACATATGAATTTCGAATTGGCAAACAAGCTTATAAGTTAACGATTCAAATTGGTAAAGGGAGATTTTATGCAACTAAATTGTAA
- a CDS encoding DEAD/DEAH box helicase, with product MTLQINFDDSWNDQLLKRISDDGPWANWELYKLAVEVEQHNIIPEFEGLQAPNYLSDLSPLPHQLEVAKKVIEDMNGKAILADEVGLGKTIEAGLILKEYMIRGLVKKVLILVPASLVTQWAYELNSKFYIPAMVQRKSYVWEQCDIVVSSIDTAKRQPHRDIIYNLDYDLVIIDEAHKLKNNKTKNYEFVQNLKKKFCLLLTATPIQNRISEIFNLVSLLKPGHLGSESSFYEKYKKDARSIDDDENLKALVNKVMIRNRRHDTGIEWTKRIVEAIPIEFTKEERALYEGLVDLKTANNLSSDIENPRSPFSMITLQREACSSREAVYYTLQNMVKKLENPTPQFQQRIQDLVKKVEAVQQNSKANKALELIKKINDKVIIFTEYRATQLYLQWFLKQHGITSVPFRGGFKRGKKDWMRDLFQNHAQVLIATEAGGEGINLQFCHHIINFDLPWNPMRLEQRIGRIHRLGQKEDVKIYNFAVKDTVEDHILKLLYEKIHLFEKVIGELDDILTKLDFGNMDDYMIDIFSHSKSEGEMKIKMDNLTSMIEFAQSMKEGEPYEATGNSSIS from the coding sequence ATGACCCTACAAATCAATTTTGATGATTCATGGAATGATCAGCTATTAAAGCGAATTTCAGATGATGGGCCATGGGCCAATTGGGAATTATATAAGCTTGCAGTAGAAGTAGAACAACATAATATCATACCGGAATTCGAAGGTCTCCAAGCACCAAATTACCTATCAGACCTTTCTCCATTGCCTCACCAACTGGAGGTTGCGAAAAAAGTAATAGAAGATATGAATGGAAAAGCGATTTTGGCAGATGAAGTTGGTCTTGGAAAAACAATTGAAGCAGGATTGATACTAAAAGAATATATGATTCGCGGATTAGTAAAAAAAGTGCTGATTTTAGTTCCTGCCTCTCTTGTCACACAATGGGCTTATGAGTTAAATAGCAAATTCTACATCCCTGCAATGGTTCAGCGTAAAAGCTATGTCTGGGAGCAATGTGATATTGTCGTATCTTCTATTGATACTGCCAAAAGACAGCCCCATCGAGATATTATATACAACCTCGATTATGATTTAGTGATTATTGATGAGGCTCATAAACTCAAAAACAATAAAACGAAAAACTATGAGTTTGTCCAAAATTTAAAAAAGAAATTTTGTTTACTATTAACAGCTACTCCTATCCAAAATAGGATTAGCGAAATTTTTAATTTAGTCTCTCTATTAAAGCCTGGGCATCTAGGCAGCGAATCATCATTCTATGAAAAATATAAAAAGGATGCTCGCTCCATTGATGATGATGAGAATTTAAAAGCATTGGTCAATAAAGTAATGATCAGAAATAGACGTCATGATACTGGGATTGAATGGACAAAAAGAATTGTTGAAGCTATTCCTATTGAGTTTACGAAAGAAGAAAGAGCATTGTATGAAGGGCTGGTAGATTTAAAGACAGCTAACAATCTTTCTAGCGATATAGAAAATCCCCGCAGTCCTTTTTCCATGATTACGTTGCAAAGAGAGGCATGCTCTAGCCGGGAAGCAGTGTATTATACTCTGCAAAATATGGTGAAGAAATTAGAAAATCCAACACCACAATTCCAACAAAGAATACAGGACCTTGTAAAAAAAGTAGAAGCAGTTCAGCAAAATTCAAAAGCAAACAAGGCATTAGAGCTTATTAAGAAAATTAATGATAAAGTAATCATCTTTACCGAATATAGAGCTACGCAACTTTATTTACAATGGTTTTTGAAGCAGCATGGCATCACATCTGTTCCCTTTCGCGGTGGATTTAAACGCGGCAAAAAAGATTGGATGAGAGATCTTTTCCAAAATCATGCTCAAGTATTAATAGCAACAGAAGCCGGAGGAGAAGGTATCAACCTTCAATTTTGCCATCATATTATAAACTTTGATTTACCATGGAATCCAATGCGATTAGAGCAAAGAATTGGCCGGATTCATCGGCTTGGTCAAAAAGAAGATGTGAAAATTTATAACTTTGCCGTAAAAGACACGGTTGAGGATCATATATTAAAATTACTTTATGAAAAAATTCATCTTTTCGAAAAAGTAATTGGGGAACTAGACGATATTCTTACAAAGCTAGATTTTGGCAATATGGATGACTATATGATTGATATCTTCTCCCATTCTAAATCAGAGGGAGAAATGAAAATTAAAATGGATAATTTAACGAGCATGATTGAATTTGCACAAAGTATGAAGGAGGGTGAACCATATGAAGCAACAGGAAATTCATCAATTTCTTGA
- the comGF gene encoding competence type IV pilus minor pilin ComGF, whose translation MRCINRMKKRMLLNAKGYILLEMLLCFFIFTIILSLLIVPLQLMLDRQFSEKELQDMEWEVFILELKKETKKAQYIGVANNKLFLYVDGRMVTYERYESSVRRRVDSTGHEVALQGVNNVKFTSNKNGFSIEVINRFGMEKSTSVKSYLHLGSDVN comes from the coding sequence TTGCGATGTATTAATAGAATGAAAAAGAGGATGTTATTAAATGCTAAAGGCTATATTTTACTGGAGATGCTTCTTTGCTTTTTTATTTTTACGATTATTCTTTCTCTATTAATCGTTCCTTTGCAGCTTATGCTTGATCGACAATTTTCGGAGAAAGAATTACAGGACATGGAATGGGAAGTATTTATCCTTGAATTAAAAAAAGAAACAAAAAAGGCGCAGTATATTGGTGTTGCAAACAATAAATTATTTCTTTATGTTGATGGAAGAATGGTTACCTATGAAAGATATGAAAGTAGTGTAAGACGGCGGGTAGATTCGACAGGGCATGAGGTAGCATTACAAGGTGTTAATAATGTGAAATTTACTAGTAATAAGAATGGTTTTAGTATAGAGGTAATTAATCGTTTTGGAATGGAAAAATCTACTAGTGTAAAATCGTATCTCCATCTTGGGAGTGATGTGAATTGA